Below is a window of Syntrophomonas wolfei subsp. wolfei str. Goettingen G311 DNA.
TAGAATATCCTGAACGACGGTCGGGTCGGCATTTTCGTTGATAGTAATAGCTGCGGTAGTATGCGGGCAGTAAACCAGTACCATCCCTTCCCGTACTCCTTCTTGCTCGACCACATTCTGAACCTGAGCAGTAATATCAATCATTTGCTCGTGCTGCCCGGTTGTTAGCTTAAGCTGATGCAGCATATGCAGCCCTCCTCTCAATAAGCTCCCCTCTCTTCTACAGTCAAATTTTGCCATTTAAACTGTAGCCTTGCCTCTGGGGGTCAATTTGATGTTCTTTGCCTGGGCCAGACGGACCAGTTCCACAAGCTCCTGCTCCGATTCCGGCTGCACGATGCCCTCAGGAATAGCATCACCTACCAGGGGTGGGTAGGGCTAGGCCATCGTAATTAACATCTTTTCTAGTTTTCGGTTCCGCCCACTGATTGCTTTGATAAAACCCATCGCAATATTGGGATAAAGACTGCACAATCTATGTATATCTTTTCCTTCGAGAATTAGAAGAGTTGCTTCACTTAGAATGATTTGGGCAGTAAGTGAAGAAGCCGACTGGTCAAATACACTGCTATCTCCAACGGTATCGCCGGTTCCTCGTACTGCAATTGTGGCATTAACTCCTGCGCCGGCAGAGTAAGCGCTTAGTTCAATATGACCATCGATAATAACATATAAGTTGGAGTTGGGTTGCCCTTCCTGTAATAGCACGGTACCTTCATCGTAAATTTCTAACCTGGCTACCCGAGCCAGGAGGCCTAGTTCTTCTAGCTGCAAGTAAGAAAAAAGCTCCACACTCTTTAATAGCATTACTTTGTCCAATAAACTTAGCATTTCACGATCCTTCATAGTATTTCCCCCTTCCAGCCTCGATAGAGCCGCTGTGCTTATTGCACTGAACCAATAGTCATCTAATGATTGAGCCTTTTTTAACTTAGCCTTTACAATGTCTGCACTCGGTTTAGGAATAGTTGCTGGCGAAACCATGGCCTCCAACATAGCCCTGGCTAATCTGCGATCAACCAATCCTTCAGATAACGCCTCCAGCGATATTTCTCTAAGCTCTATATCTTCATCCTGGCTAGCAGTTCTAACTCTAGAAACTACCAGGGGATCATAAATGCTTCCTAGTACTGCCCAGCAACCCTCTATCTGCAGTGAATATATTTCCTGGTAGCGAAGGAAGGCTACATTAGCCAAATCAGCATAATTTAAGCTCTTAATAAGTGATGGTACTTCTTTAAAAATAGCTAACTGTTCCAAACGTTGCAGGCAGCTATCTATTAATAATTTGCTGTGTCGATCTTCCCTATTCAATGCTGATAATGCTTTGATTATGCCCAACCAGGAACGCAGGTCGGTTTGTTTATTAATTTCATCCAGCAGAATTGGCACTGCATCTTCTCCCATGTCAATAAGCGCTTGGTCGGCTACTTTATGAAAGTCGCGGTCTCCTTTGGCATATACGTCTATAATTCTGGGTATAGAGTTACAGATTTGTAGTTTGCCTAAAGCTTCACAAGCGGCCGTTCTTAACTGGGGGCTGCTATCCAGCATGCTTATTAATCGCGGTGAGAATTTGTCCAGACCTGCTGAACTTATGGCTTGGCAAATAGTTGCAGCTGAAGTTTCACCCTCATCTAAGCAGCGTTTCACGGCATCTATTACTTTTGGGTAGTTTATCGCTTGTTCCAAACTGCAAATCGCTGTAACAGCATGGGCTACTACCAAAGAGTCAGGATCATCAAGTGCTTGATATAATTGATGCCGATCTAGATTTAGGACTGGCCACAAGTCTATGGCTGCAGCTCGGACTTCAGGTTCTTCATCCATGCAACATGCCATTATTGACTCCTGGTGATAAGATGTATTGTCTAGTCGCAAACAGTATTTTAGAGCACTTCTGCGCACATCAGCACAAGAGTCCTTTAGTAAATCGCCAAGCCTCGGTTCTAAAGCATGAGAATCCAACTGCTCCGCAATTTCTAATGCCAGGGTTCGTTTACGATCGTCGGGATGATGCAGAAAGGAAAACAGCTGGGTTAAAAACGTCGATGGTACATAGCGGCCTAAAAAAGCTGCCCCATTTTCGCTTAAATCCTTAACACCATTGCCAATGGATCGTAGCAATTCGTTAAGATACATGCCTCTAGTTTTCCAAGCAACAAAAGTAGCTATTATTGCCAAGAGCAGGGCAGATACCAACATTGACTGCATACTGATTATCCCCGCAGAGTAGAGAGCTGAAACCGCTGCCCCACCTATCATTCCGCCAAGAATTATTAAGGCTTCAACTAAAAAACGAATGCCATCTCTACCCTGGGGAGGAATTACCTTGAACAATAATTGGTAGGAGGGTTCACCTAAAACATTTACCATTATTTTGGTTATCAGATAACTTATAAACACTGCGCCCAGTGCCCAGGGCCCAGAGGTAAAGATAATTGTAATTATAAAGCTGCAACCTAACCCGGCAACTACCAGCAATAAGACATTGCCTACCCCGAGCAGCGACATGATCCGGCTTAGAAAGCCCAGCTCAATGACCACGGCAACAACGTTGGATATGGCTAAAAAAATGGCCAGGAATCCAGCTAATTGAGCCTCATCGTTATAAGTAATTCTAGCGACGGTATTGAATTGGTAGTCCATTAAAAAGTATAAGGTCATAATTAAGGTCAGCAAGGACAGCATACCCAGCAAAAACCGGGAGCGATATATACTAACAATACTGTTTTTTAAGTTTGTGGGTTCTTCAACTGTGAGTGCTTTCAAGGGGGAAATGTAGTATTCAATAGTCTGAAATAAATAATAACCTCCGCCCAATAGAAACAAAGACCAAAAAAGATAGATGATTTCTACGCCGATGGGTGTCAGTAATTTGCCAATAACACCTGCTGCAATGCAGCCTATAGTGGATGCGCCAGCCATTAAGGGAAACAACCTTTTGGCTTGCTGAGTGGAACAAACATCCAAAGCAATTAACCAAATTAGAGGGGTAAGCTGGAAAAAGACCACCATTGAAGTGACTAATAATATAGGATAGAAAACTGGCCAAAGCGAAAAAGCAAAGAACTTGGATAAAACTAAAACTAATCCATTTAGCAATACTATTCCTGCCATCATGCCATAAGTAACGCGAAGAAAACGAGAGCGATCCATGCGGCCCGATAAGTCAGCAATTAATAATGACAACAGCAAAAGGCCAGCCGCTTCCAATACATACATTAAAGGCAGATATTCAACACCATATCGAACATTAAAAATAGCAGTAGATGAACTAATACCTAGAACTTCACCCACACCCAAGGAGAAAAACACGGGAATCATTAATCGTAGCCGATGGGTATCATCAGGTCGAACTAATAACTGTTTTCCAAGTACAAACAAGTAATTTACCTCCGTTAATTGAAAGGGGGGCGTTATATTCTTGTTACAACTTTAGTATTTGGTTGGGATCATGATTTTTAATATAAGCTAAAATTTTCTGTCCCATTTCAGTGTGAACTTTAATAAGATCGTAATCAATTACTTGATTGTTCAGATACTGGAGTATAAGTTGATCACATCCTTCTGAACCGGGCATTATTCCACTAAAAAAGAATCCCAGGGTTTCGAACTCTTCGGTCAGGATAGCAGTGTAAGGGCTAGTCAAAGGTAGCTTTAAATAAATGGTTTCCAGTCTCTCCAGACAGAGTCCTCTTAGCATTCGATTAACCTCATGGACAACATTTTTGCCATATGTCTTTACCGTAACAAATGCAATAATACTAGGAACATCATATTTAAGCTCCAAGACAGCATCCTCTTCCAGCAAATCTAAAGAAGAGCCGATCGTCAGAATCTTAGCTTCTACGCCCAGACTATGGTATATTTGTTGGATCATATCAGCATGCTGTGCCGGAGGATATATTTGTATAGCATGTTTCGCGTTTAGATAGGTAAAAAGGATGGTTTCACTCTCACGCTGTCCTGCTCCTTCTTTTAGGGCTTTAAAATCAAATGGCAAGTCCCCGGATATGAGAATGGCAGTATCGCTCAATCCCCATTTAACAGCTACTCTTTGCGAATAAGGATGGGTAGTTACTGACCAGGTGTATAAACCAATCAGTCCATTGTTTTGTGCCCACTCGATGACGGCTGCTCCCAGGTCATTTAGACATCCCGCTCCACGGTATTTTGGATTCACGAAGGCATCATCCACAACCGGCACATGAGGGTCATCGCCTTGGAAGATCAGAGCCACATGTCCGATTATTTCGTTATTCTCACTGCTTGCCACCAAAGAAACCATCTTGCCCTCTTCATTAAGTTGTCTTAATAGTTCTGGATAATAGATATATTCACTAGAATAAGAATAGCCATAGGACATATATGCACATCTAGAAACATTTACGGCTTGCTCCGGTTTCATAAGATGAATCTGATAGACAGGTACTTCATCTGCTTGTTTATGACTATCTGACTGAGGTAAGTCCATCACATCACGCATTCTGATGCCTGAGTATTTAACCAAGCGAGTTTCTTTGCCAGCTTTACCCAAGTTCACAAAGGAAACTTCATCCATAAATCGATACATCAAGTGCAATCCCAGACCCCGAGTATCTTCGGCTTCTGTTCTATCCTTTTGTGCCAACCTGGTAAGTTCTTCAGGATCAAAAGGCATGCCCTGTTCTCGGATTAAAATCTGCATTCCCAGGGCTGTCTGTTGAAATATGATATTAAAACTAGCTTTTTCTCCTTCCGCAAAGGCGTGGTTAATTACATTAACCACTGCTTCCTCTACTCCCAATACAACTTCATTAGTACTTTTTTCATCCAAACCAATAATACGTGCAAAAGCAGCGGTACTATCCTGTATTAGAGGAATATAGCGCAAATTATTGGGAATTGTAATACAAATATCTTGATACTTTCCCATCTTAGTTTCCCTCCCCACCAAAAGGATCCAATATATATTTATGGTTTTTTATATAGGCGGCTATGACAGATGGCGGCTGTAATAGATAAGGTACCGCAATTTGAGTAATTCGTAAAATGTCCATAAAGGTATAGGCCCTGGATGCAGCACTTGGTAAGATATAGTTGACAAAAACAATCTGCAAGCGCATAATTCCAGAACATTTTTGGATTAATTCGCCTTATCTTTCCATAATCCTCCTTGTTAAACACCCCCCCAATTTTTCCAGAAGTAAATAAAGGAGCAAAACACTAGCCAAGCCGATGATGAATGGGGCGAACTACCGGCCATGCACCGCCCTTTATTAAGCAATGGACAAAACAAACCCTGGTAGTGGGTTTTAAACCAGAGCAAATGGAAAAGCTCCTCTAACATTCGTACGTTTGGAATATGTTTTCCTTGGGCCTTATGTATGGTATATGGATGGAAGGTAAACCATACAGTCATTGAAGGTAGGAGATTAATGTTCACCGGTAGTGCAATAAGTCTATTCGGGAACTGGATATTATGGCTTTTATTAACCATAATTACACTTGGAATTTATAGTTTTTGGGTAGGAATCGCTTTAGAAAAATGGAAAGTAAAAAATACACAATTTGCAGATTAACCTGATGATCGTCTTTGGAAACTATGGTACATCATGTTTGTCTATACCCGCTGCCGCAAGTCGCAGTGACTCCATGTCCGACCTGCCGGAGGATAGTCTCCTAAGATAAGGTACGAATGCTACTAGGAATTGGAGTGCTGGGGGCTATATGGGCAAAGTGCACCTTTGCACTCGTGATTGTTGGGCGAAAAGAAACAACAAATATCTACCGGTAATTCCATATTGACCGCGAGCTGTTCTCCCGTGAACTCAACAGCCACTTTTGCCGCCGTGAAACAATTCCTCTTACAGCATCTCGGCCCGCCGAGAGCGCTTATTCGCCGCAATACCTTGGAAGTTATCAGATTGGACAGACTCCATTCCCGTTCGCTCAACGGCGTCGCCCCGGTCGCAATACTGATAAACATCCCCGTACTTATAGCCGCCCCGCAACATCCCCAGAATCCACAGGCCCCTCCGGGAACCTGTTTTGCACGACGTTCTATTTCGTTCAGGGCTTTATTCAGATCCAATTGTCCTCCACTGTTATGATAGGCAGCAAGAAGTGCTGCACCTGTGAGAATATGGTGTTCCGGCCCATGCATATGGATGAATGGCTTTGCCATCAGTTTTTGCATGATTTCGATGGGATTTTTAGAATCGGTCGTCCGGCATACTTCAAGGATAATCTTGGCACCTCTCTTGCTATGGCACTCATCGCAGATATAATGCCTATTAATACAGCGGACATTGTTTAAATGCTTTTTGTGGCAAATCACGCATTCCATTTCTTCCGCTGCATCAAGGTATTCCAACTTACCATCACATATCAGACAGTCATTCAGATGTCCATTCATCGTTCAGCCTCCAATTCACCCTGTTTGTTGTTCTTCTGCTGGCAGTACTAGCAACAATATCAAATATTTTGGTGGTGAAGCCCTAATATCCGGCTATAATACCTCTTCCCCCGCTGAACAAAAATATATGAAAGAAAAAGGTATCGCTGCCTTAACCTCGGTTGAGGCCCTTTTTTTTTAAGTTATGTTGCACATAATTAACAGAGCACACAGTACTGAATATAATGGCAATTCTGACCAGCTTCTGATTATTAACGAACTATGCATAACTATATATGGATTTTTGCCAATTACCTTAAATAAACTTTTTAACTGCAGCTTATTCTATGTGCCAAAATTCGAACGCATAACCATCTCATATTCTCCTCCGGAATTCAGAGCATAGATCAGATAATATCCACAATCCCACATGCATTTTTTCACTCCGATTTCATAAACACCATCGGCGTTTAAATCTGCTGCCAGGCATAAATCAATCCATATACTATAATCTGCGTACATAAGTTCCATATTGTTATCCTTGTTTGGTTTAAAGTCACCTTTTAATGTAAGCAGGTCGCTGTGCAGCGTCTGAATACTGCCATCATCATCCTGATAAAATATAAAGTTAAATACTCCAAGACTATCGGTTTTACCATTGCTGTAAAGAAGTGGATACCCCATCTCTGACCTGGGGGGCTCGGCAAACATCAGGTATTCCTTCTTGCCATCGTTGTCAAAATCGCCCAGAACACATTCCGTAAAATTCGGAACCGTGTTTTCTATATTGTTCTTCTTGAATAAATCTGTTAATAACTGTATACCCTCTGCGGTAGGCTCAACACCATAGCTCATTGTTTTGGGGAACAGATTGCTGCCGATGTTTGTAACCAGTCTGTCGTTCAGGCAATCCCGTGCCCATTTTTGACCAAAGGGAAATTCAGTATTGAAGCTGTAATCGGGTATTTTAAGTTTGCAAAGCTCATCACCCAGTTTTATCGGCAGGTCAAAAATCCGGTAACCTGTGTCACCACTTTCGCCTTTAAATCGATAAAGCTCGCCATACTTTGCTAAATTTTTGGGGGCATCCGCATCTTCAAAGGTACCTAAACCAAAAGCCTCCTCGGTTGACCAGATGATCTGCTTTGACACCCCGGCCAGTTTGTTATTCTCATAGACATAGTAGGAATCTTGATCAAGCAGGTCTTTAGCATAGTATGTTACCGCATCTCCCCTCTTTTTTTCAAAGCCGCCGGTATCACACAGACTATGCCAGCCATCCTTATCATAGCTGCCTAACAGAGAGCCGTTCATAAAAAAATACTGCGGTTGGGTGCAGGTCTCCGCTGCCTTTTTGTTATCAAGTTTGGTAATGTCCAGCTTGCTATCCTGCCCCGTATTGGAAACGGGATTAATACAACCGGCAAGAGCTATTGCGACTACGAAGCTTACCAAGAATAACATACGATGGAATCTCATTTTACTTCCCCTCCCCTGTTGGCCAAAACATTCAGACCGTTAGTACTGTGTACAAAAAGATAATTATCTTCATTCAGTGTCCGGAGTGATATCCCATGATTTAACAACAATTATAGCATCGAACATAATTTTCAAACCTAAACTTTAATAAGGGTTATTATAAAAATATACCCACACAGCAATAATCATAATCAACACAATTACGGAAACTATTCCTAAAGGCTTGTTTTTGCTATTTATTCCATAGATTATGCCTATAATTGAAGCTATTGCAAAAGCAATGGCATATGCCATACCTACCACTCCTTTATTTTAATATCCCATTTATTATTAATTGAGACTTTTGCACATTAGTTAAGACCCAAAATAATGGGGTTTTAGTCGTACATAAAAAGGACTTCACCCCCATTTTGCCGAATTAATAAGTGACAAAACAAATAACCCGTAGGAGGCGAAGTCACTTATGAATATTCGACAGAACTGTATTTTCTCCTTTGAGGACGCATTAAAAATACAACCAAAATCAAGGCTTGAGAAAATAATTAACACCCTTGATCTAAAACCAGTTCTTTGCAAATTAGATAAACCTGGCGAGATAAGAGTTGGACCAAAACCATACCCAGCCTATGCGATGTTAAATGCCCTGATAGCTATGAGACTAGAGAACATGGGTACCTTTACTCCTGGTTGAACGACTTACTTATGATCCTCATCTACGGTATGTTTGCGGTTTTGAACCATTTGGTACCGCGCCTAGCAAATCATGTTTTAGCCGGTTTTATTCAAAACTTGCTCAGAGCGGTTGTTTAGAAACATTGTTTACTTCCCTGGTTAAACAAGCAGAGGAAATGGGCCTTCTTGATCTTAGTTCAGTAGCAATTGACGCTACCAAGGTAGAAGCTTATGAAAAGTCCGTTCCCCGCAAGAATATCATCCAGAATGGTAATGCCGCTGATTGGGGTATTAAGAGTGATACCAACGGCAACCCTATCAAGTGGTTTGGCTACAAGCTCCATATTGGCACCGATGTAAGGTCCGGGCTTCCCATAGCAATGAAGGTAACACCGGCCAATTATTCTGATTCCAGTGTAGCTTTGGAGTTGGTTGAAAAATGTTGTGCCAATACTCAGTCCAAAATAGTTTACTTCCTGATGGATGCTGGCTATGACCACCGTGAAATATATTCTGTAATCAGAGATAAATACCACGCCCAAGCTATCATTGCCCTGAATAAGCGGGGTGCTAAACAACCTCCAGAAGGTTTTGATTGGGATGGAACTCCCATCTGTTCAGCCAGGTATCGGATGGTGTACTGGGGTTCCTATCAGGGAGTAAACAAGTTTAGATGTCCTCATATTATGGGTAAATGCGACTGTCCTTTTGGCTCCGCCTGGTGTTCTGATAGCAACTATGGAATGGTGGTAAAAACTAAAGTTAAAGACGATCCCAGGTTATTTTCAAGTCCCCACCGGGGCTCTGCTAACTGGCAGAAGCAATATAATTTGAGAACCTACTCAGAACGCTGTTTCAGCCGTTTTAAGGAAAACCTGGGTTTAGAAGACGGGCTAAACGTTAGAAAAATAACTAAGGTTGAAACCCACGCTTATCTCTGCGCTATAACTATGATTGCAGCTGTAATAGCAATAAACCAAGACAGCAGTACTAGATCATCAGCAGCATAATATTTTATCAGTTTTTTAAGAACTATCCCTTTAAAGGGAGGAGTATGCCCAATTACTGAAATTATTTATTAACGAATGTAACTAGATTGACTAACTGTAATTTACTGTAAAGCGGTGGCGCTGTGTTACTCAAATATTTGCTTTTGCTATACGGATTTTTTTGAGTTATGCAAAAGTCTCAATTTATAGTATAAATTATTACTTTCTAAATGATAAGGAACGGCATTAAATCCCGTCTTTGACACTTAGAGAAGAGAAAAGAGCTCGCAAACCCCTAAAGTAAGGAGTTTGCGAGCTCTTTATGCATTAATTAAAAGTGAGTAATATTTGTCTAAGACTTAGTAGCTTTAAAAATATTTTTCATCTGTCGCATGGTGAGTATCTGGTAGTCAGTACGGAAGCCAAAAGCATCATGAAGGCTGTCGGTGAAGTCCGTTCTCATATAGGTGGGGACGAACCCCTCCCCCTTGACCTCATAGAAATTCATGTCCCGCAGCCCCTGAACGATCTCGCTGCACGTGTACTGCTCGCCCAGCTTCTTCTCCAAGAGTCGGTAGACCACCAGCGCGATAAAACATGTAATGAAATGCGCCGTTATCCTGTCGTCGCGGCTGAGGTATACCGGCCTATCGGTCTTTATACGGGGAGTCGGGCTCGGAGTGGGGCGATGCGAAACTGATTCGGGCCCGGCGGACGCCGGGGGGATAGGGGCGCTGAAAGCACTGGCCAACCTTCGGGTATTTGCTGCCTGGGCCCCAGCAGGAGAGAGATTGTGCTGGGTTTAGGTACCTTGCCGGAAGGTGAAATAACCTTTGGCAGCAATAGCATTACTTTGTGTTGCAAGCTCGTCCGGCTGCATAATGGTTGATATAGAGGATTGTGGTAAATACTGTTCATTCTTATTTGTTGTTTTATATCCATTTTAGTTTAGCGGTTCCAGCAGGTTACCAGTGACGCCCTTGCCCTTGGATTATCTTCCCGCTGCTTAGGTGATAGGGTTTCTTTCAACCCATCGGCTCAGCAAGCACGCTGGTCAAACTAAAGAACTGGGCGGACTTTGATATCCACCCGGCCTCGGTTGTATTATTAGGGGAATATTTGGATGATACAAAAGAACCGTCCCTTTGTGCTCTCCAACAGCTAGTGCCTACCAGCACACAGAGTTTGCACCCGAAAAGGTAAACTGTATACGTAGCTAGCATAAATTCCACGATCCAGAAGGATTCGGAAAAACCAATACTTACCGGAACAGCTCACCACCCCACCTGCTTTATCTGCTTTAACAGGTCAATCGTAACCCCTGCTTTTACCCCGTGAGCCTGGCACCATTGCTTAAACCACTCTTTATCCTTCAATCTTCTAACTGCTGCCGCCATACGGGAACCAAAGCCAGGAGCATAGGGTGGATGGTAACCCTGCTGACAAATGCGATTATAACTCTCCCGAGCTGCTATGTAATCAGAGTAACCCCCGTCCAAGATACTCATATAGACCAAATCCCAGAAGGCCAGCGCTTCAACATGGGAAATAATTCCCCGTTCAATACTCCAATAAGGCCCGTCCGGTTTCTCATCATCAGTAAGCACAAAACTCACCCCGATAGCCCGGGCCAGGGCAATTACGC
It encodes the following:
- a CDS encoding FAD-binding protein; translated protein: MQPESEQELVELVRLAQAKNIKLTPRGKATV
- a CDS encoding cyclic nucleotide-binding domain-containing protein gives rise to the protein MFVLGKQLLVRPDDTHRLRLMIPVFFSLGVGEVLGISSSTAIFNVRYGVEYLPLMYVLEAAGLLLLSLLIADLSGRMDRSRFLRVTYGMMAGIVLLNGLVLVLSKFFAFSLWPVFYPILLVTSMVVFFQLTPLIWLIALDVCSTQQAKRLFPLMAGASTIGCIAAGVIGKLLTPIGVEIIYLFWSLFLLGGGYYLFQTIEYYISPLKALTVEEPTNLKNSIVSIYRSRFLLGMLSLLTLIMTLYFLMDYQFNTVARITYNDEAQLAGFLAIFLAISNVVAVVIELGFLSRIMSLLGVGNVLLLVVAGLGCSFIITIIFTSGPWALGAVFISYLITKIMVNVLGEPSYQLLFKVIPPQGRDGIRFLVEALIILGGMIGGAAVSALYSAGIISMQSMLVSALLLAIIATFVAWKTRGMYLNELLRSIGNGVKDLSENGAAFLGRYVPSTFLTQLFSFLHHPDDRKRTLALEIAEQLDSHALEPRLGDLLKDSCADVRRSALKYCLRLDNTSYHQESIMACCMDEEPEVRAAAIDLWPVLNLDRHQLYQALDDPDSLVVAHAVTAICSLEQAINYPKVIDAVKRCLDEGETSAATICQAISSAGLDKFSPRLISMLDSSPQLRTAACEALGKLQICNSIPRIIDVYAKGDRDFHKVADQALIDMGEDAVPILLDEINKQTDLRSWLGIIKALSALNREDRHSKLLIDSCLQRLEQLAIFKEVPSLIKSLNYADLANVAFLRYQEIYSLQIEGCWAVLGSIYDPLVVSRVRTASQDEDIELREISLEALSEGLVDRRLARAMLEAMVSPATIPKPSADIVKAKLKKAQSLDDYWFSAISTAALSRLEGGNTMKDREMLSLLDKVMLLKSVELFSYLQLEELGLLARVARLEIYDEGTVLLQEGQPNSNLYVIIDGHIELSAYSAGAGVNATIAVRGTGDTVGDSSVFDQSASSLTAQIILSEATLLILEGKDIHRLCSLYPNIAMGFIKAISGRNRKLEKMLITMA
- a CDS encoding GNAT family N-acetyltransferase; its protein translation is MGKYQDICITIPNNLRYIPLIQDSTAAFARIIGLDEKSTNEVVLGVEEAVVNVINHAFAEGEKASFNIIFQQTALGMQILIREQGMPFDPEELTRLAQKDRTEAEDTRGLGLHLMYRFMDEVSFVNLGKAGKETRLVKYSGIRMRDVMDLPQSDSHKQADEVPVYQIHLMKPEQAVNVSRCAYMSYGYSYSSEYIYYPELLRQLNEEGKMVSLVASSENNEIIGHVALIFQGDDPHVPVVDDAFVNPKYRGAGCLNDLGAAVIEWAQNNGLIGLYTWSVTTHPYSQRVAVKWGLSDTAILISGDLPFDFKALKEGAGQRESETILFTYLNAKHAIQIYPPAQHADMIQQIYHSLGVEAKILTIGSSLDLLEEDAVLELKYDVPSIIAFVTVKTYGKNVVHEVNRMLRGLCLERLETIYLKLPLTSPYTAILTEEFETLGFFFSGIMPGSEGCDQLILQYLNNQVIDYDLIKVHTEMGQKILAYIKNHDPNQILKL
- a CDS encoding DUF898 family protein codes for the protein MFTGSAISLFGNWILWLLLTIITLGIYSFWVGIALEKWKVKNTQFAD
- a CDS encoding DUF5714 domain-containing protein, giving the protein MNGHLNDCLICDGKLEYLDAAEEMECVICHKKHLNNVRCINRHYICDECHSKRGAKIILEVCRTTDSKNPIEIMQKLMAKPFIHMHGPEHHILTGAALLAAYHNSGGQLDLNKALNEIERRAKQVPGGACGFWGCCGAAISTGMFISIATGATPLSEREWSLSNLITSKVLRRISALGGPRCCKRNCFTAAKVAVEFTGEQLAVNMELPVDICCFFSPNNHECKGALCPYSPQHSNS